From Amaranthus tricolor cultivar Red isolate AtriRed21 chromosome 4, ASM2621246v1, whole genome shotgun sequence:
ggttacattttacacatttgtagttgaattttatgatttggtttgtatgcatataaagtgtttgatgaaatgcttcaatgaaagtttattactttgtagggttagttcaATGGTTTTAGtctatattcatggtatttttagcttttatatttgaaatgaaccttCTAACAGtgatcatggcgatgccggacccagttgatccatcagtgcttacacttcaggcgacacacaagagcgtagctgcgtgggagggctccactgcctAATTGGTTACTTgtcagcactaccaggcgagtacgttacactgggaggtggatgacagggtatAAGAGGTAGTCGAATTAGCTGGTTTCAGATACATTCACAGGTTGTTGGGCGGGAgcttagagctcgatcgagctcttatcactgcattggtggagaggtAGCGACCGgagacacataccttccacctcactgttggcgaggcaacgatcacgttgcaagatgtggcagttataaTGAGACTACCCATCGAAGGTCAAGCAGTAATAGGCCATGGAGAGGGAAATTGACCAGCATTAGTTCATGAGCTACTAGGGGTTTGGCCTGAAAACCCCCAAGACCCCACACAGCCGAAAATCATCGTTGGATCATCATTGAAGTTGACTTGGCTCCGAGAGCATTTTAGCGCGCTAGAGGATGACATGGATGATGTGACGGTTGATAGACATGCGCGAGCTTATatcttgtacctgtttggatacatcttgtttccagacaagagcggcgactcggtacagttgatctatctccctctattgggagacttggagcgcgtagatgagtacagttggggaagtgctaccctagcgtatctgtatcgtaacttatgtcgagcatctcgtaagggtgcaAAGGACTTTGGTGgctgcttgatgttgttacagatatggtcatgggagcacattcatatagggaggcccatAATTCGGACGATTCGACTCGATGGGAAACGtgatcaggaagatgacgcgAATTATTTTGAACCGGTGTTAGGGTCACAGCATCGTCGCGGGATGGATCCTTtagcagtaaggtagcaacactcaacTTATTAATCAAATTCATAATTGCACTTTTTTATGATACATGAAAATGTTAAACAATGTTCatttgtttgcagctggcttcgcgtatatctttcgagatctcactccccacatactctcgtctactacagagacgcacttgatcgacaacgggattactatttgtattagttattaataaattgtttatattactgagcatattgatttctattacagatgacatgacagccttacacagcggctaagatggacgctctaccacacatatgtacatcgggcgacgagatttggagatcgcgttgtccacttatttgctttgacattgtCGAGCTACGtctcccggatcgtgtcatgcgtcaattcggtttggagcaggttaTTCCGCATGCCcgtgacacccaacctcaactacatgcgatcgatcgaaggactggggacaagaactatgtcctacgacatagatcgcacgtagatgcgtggaatgaccgagcatctcgtttggttcgaggagataacttcacaggtcatagcacttgtatgtacatgagttggtataggcgtatctccatattacgcctaacgaacaccacatttgcgcagccaggatcacattaccatccaacatctacgttactggtacgtcttctttcaacactcataacatatagtaatacttTAATGTCAGTCTTTTAACAACataatgataacatacaggctgagcgcatccgatcggtgctcatatagtgcaatgacacgattcaaggggccgctacatcgcgagttgatgtggggtatcggctatgttctcagaccctaggctccattaacgcgtcattgatcgatgcattgagtcaggcggggTATGAGTAtctcataccgactccacccatcattggcgaggtagatgacacattccacactccttctccaaggagttcagctcatagaggtagctcttccggaggatccagttctcggtccacacGAGGTCGCCAGCGTacatctactcgaggtcggtcttccagattgCCATCGTCATCCGATACTATGTCGCCATTCGTTCCTCCAACTTCCATcaccactcctcctccacatccatcgcctcagcaaaggatcatcacatatcagcgtactagtcaacgacgagctcctgctcttaatgtcattgcggaggttgacgagttcacaccatcatcaacCGGTGCGCAAACGAAGAGGGATCAGGGATTGTAGTTTAACatactttgtatattcttatatgatttaAACTTTTTGTATGACTTTttatgattgtaatatatcttcgcattattttcataattaattttttcaaatcaagctggttcgtaattaattaatatggaATAGATTGTATTGGattagtttaatgcaggttgcaTTAACTATTTaggggaaatgaaagaaaaaaaacaaggcacagaccaaaccgccacatgaagtggcggtttaccatggaccaaaccgccacatgaaatggcggttttccttggaccaaaccgccacttcatgtggcggtttagtgcttaaggtaaaccgccatctcaagtggcggttttatctgaaaaatttgaaaaaaaaaaaaaattctccacGTGAACGGTTTTGTGGAAAATATTTTCCCAtttaatgcaaagtgggaataagttttattttaagcaATATCATggaaaaaatttcttttaattaacgTGAAATTGAACAATGTCAGTGATTCTATTTTTATAAAACCTACTATAGAAGGGAACTGCGAATCAAACTAaagtttgttaaaaaaaaataaattaaaaaagacaAGACCCGGTTCAAATGTGGGCAACAACTGAAATGCCATGAAGTTGGGTCAGTAAAAGTTCCAAAATCTGCCAACAAAAAATGTAGTTCCTATGAAGGATAACCAGAAATGAGGTCACTCCATAATTCAATCACCTGAATTCCAGTTGGTGACCGGTGATCTGTCGGTTGTTACCAATTTCATATACTCTTTTTGTCTTTGccttctctctcctccctcATTTCGATCTTCAATTCCCCATTTTCAATCAGGTAAGCTTAATTAATCAATATATTACCTTATACTTAATCTTAATACCccacattttcattttcattttcaatttcgcaATTGCATTTCATTTCAATGCCTTTTCAGTTTATCAATCCCTAGATCTTACGCCGTGTTAATTGTAATTGTTTTTGTATTCATTTGCCGATGATTTTCATCAATGTAGGTGGTAATTTGGGAAAAGTATATGATTTAGATCGGTTTATGTATTAATTTGGATTTGATTCAGGGATTTTCATATTGATCAGAGGGGTTTATCTATTTGTTTTTGTGTAATTCCACGAAATTTGATCAATGGTGGGACCTCCATTGCCAATAGAGGACCATGCGGATGAGGATTTTTTTGATAAGctggtggatgatgatggagtTGATGTTGGTGGTAGTAATGAACCTCGTTGCTTGAATGATGAGCTAGTTTTCGCAAATTTGAGTGTTGATGAGAATGCTGCGTCTGCCTTGGATGATTTAGACAATGTAGATAGAGTTGAAACTACTAATGTCTTTTCGTGTAGTGTTAATGATTGTAAAGTAGATGGTTTTGATGATAGTGCTGCGGGATCAGGGTCAGGGTCAGGGTCGTGGTCCATGGAAGGAGTGGATGGAGAGTTAAGTGATCGTGATGTATCCGTGAAAAATGAATCTGATACAAGAGTGATTAGGGACAATGGTGGAATTTGCAGTTCAGAGACTAAACAAGTGCAGTGGAGTGCATTTGGTGGTTGTGATGGTGGTACACAGAATGATTCATTTGCAGACTTCTTCAGTCAAATAGGAGACGATTCAACTGATCCTTTAAGTAATTTGGGCGTGGCTACTAGTTTTACTATTGTTGGAACGGGTGCCTTGGATGTTGTTTCATCTGATCAAGCAACGTGTTCAAGTGGTTCTAGTTTAGGGAAAAATGGTGAAGATACTCAGCATACTTCATCTATGGAAGTTAATAAGGCGACCGAAGACCAAAATAGTATTCAATATTGGGAGAGCTTATACCCAGGTTGGAATTATGACCCCAATCCTGGACAGTGGCATCAGGTAGATGTTTGTGACGCCAATGTGAATAATATGGTGACTAGCAATGGCGATGTTCATTCAACAATTGAGGAAGCTGTGGTCAATCCGTCATCTGATGCTTATTGTCTCCACCATACTCAATCTACGGGTGGAGGTATGACTGAGGAAAATACAAAAGGGACTTCATTGTACTCGAATCAGCCCACATATGGTTACCCAGAGTATCCTTCACACATGGTTTTTGATCCACAGTATCCTGGCTGGTACTATGACACAATTGCACAAGAATGGAGATCACTGGACGCTTATACTTCTTCGATTAATCAGTCCGCTTCcttgtatcaaaaccaacagtTATCTTATGAGAGTTTTAATACTGTTAATAACTTATCTGAACAGAGTATGACCTATGGTCAGAGTGAACAAGCTACAAATTTTTTTAACCAATTAAATCAGTCAGCGGTTTCCAGTTATTCCAACAAGGAAACTTTGAACATGGAACAAACTGGTAAGAACACACATGTATATGGATTTATATCCACTGTTGCAGCACCTTTCACATTTGAACTACCAACAACGGGTTTTGATTGTAGTAATGGTTTTACCAGATCTTTGAGCCTCAATGTTGGTAGCTCTGGCTTTCAAAACTTTACATCCTCAGAAAACACGTTGCAATCCAGTCACCATGGTAAAGAATATGAGCGTCAATTATCCCCTGCCAGCTTCACTGCTTCATGTCAGAAATCATTCTCATATGAACAATTAATTCAAAGTTCTGATGAAACAACTTGGCAGCCTAATCATGACGGTAAAGAATATGACTTGCAGTTCTCTTGTTCTAGCTCTAATGGTCCAAAGGTCCCAAATTTTCCTCAGCAGCCACTTCAAAATAGCAGTCTTTGTTGCTTTGCTAGTGAGGGGAGATCATCACATGGACGAATCCCACATGCTCTTGTCTCATTTTGTTTTGGTGGAAAACTTATCATCATGAAGCATCACAATAATTTAAACACACAACCCGCCTTTGCCAACCAGGTAAGGTTGTCGTAGTTTCATCAACATGAATGTTGATTTGTCTGTACACTTTTAAAATAAAGACGTGATAAAATGTGTTAGTGACCCGCTAAAGGAAAAAAGGTAGAAGGGTcttatattttgttattaagtgatttattCTGTCTTCTCTATTAAGGGCCTTAAGGTTCTTTAACATTTGATGTGAAGGACTCAGCAGGTGTGATCAGTATTCTCAATATGATGGAAGTTGCCATGCCGAAGCATGATGGTTCAGATATTGGGTTTGGTGATTGTGATTATGTTCGTACTCTGTGTGAACAATCTTTCTCTGGCCCACTGGTTTCTGGCAATTTGGGAAGCAAAGAGTTAAATAAATGGATTGATGACAGGATTGCCAATTCTGATACTCCAGCTTCTGATAACAAAGATGATGAAGTTTTGAAAATGGTTTTATCTGTGTTGAAAATAGCATGTCAATATTATGGGAAGTTACGATCTGCTTTTGGAGCTGGCCACAATTCAAAGGTAGCACTCTATTTTCAATATAGTAGTTCTGCTTTTCTCTAGAGTAGCATTTGCTTTAATTTTACCTTGACAATTGAGTTTCCAACAGCCTTGGAGCTTAGATGCCTTGCTTTGTCAGATTTTATATTGTATATGCTCTAATTATCCATTCTTGATAGAGCCAAACATTTATAATACTCCATTTGTCTCACTCATTTAGCGTCATTTGCCATTTTGGTCCGTCTCACTCATTTTGTATCATTTCTATGTTTGGACATTGACGCACCAATTTCTTTTAATCtcttccatacattttaactatgttttaatttcatatgcACGATTTGTTCTctatctttatttattaccaaattTCTTTTTGCTACTGACTAAAAGGAACGGAGTAGTTCTttagttttggattataataAGTTGTAGTGAAATTTCTTATTAACTATGTGAAGACGCAAATGATATTTAGTATCAAGAGCTAGTCGAAAACAATCTGTTTGTAATTACAAAGGTAGGTCCTTAAACCTTGCACCCTAAATCATGCCTAGGTTGGAGCCACTCAATGACATTGGGAAAATAGAGTGTGTATATGTGCAGGAGATGAACCGTTGCTATTTGTTGATGACTGTTTATAAACATAATTCTGCAATGCGTTGCATGTAAGTTTGTTAGTTCTCTGGAATTTGAGCTTCAGAAAATACCTTTATGGAGTAAACTTAAGTTTGACGAAGGCCTAGATAGAAACATTTGGAAGGAAGGGATACATCTATCATTGTaaggaaaataattttttgggtAAAGGATAGGGACACAAATATTGTAAAGAATATCAATTGCATGGAAAGACTTTTACCCATAAAATTTGGAAATAGCTCCATGCTCCAACAACTCTAAAATGGCTGTGTTCCACTCTTGAGGATACCTTTTGAGATTACTCCAACTCTTTTCACATTGTTTTTTGTAGTTAGGATGCTATGTTAAATTGGATTGGTGAGACCATGAGAAGATCTACATGCATATTGTTGTATGATTGTACAATGAATTGatcaattttacattatatgatatgatgacTTGGTGGAGTGAGTATGTTTTTAGTGCATAGTGGGTGAGGTGAAGGGCCTAGAAGCCATACCTGCTATAGATTAACAGCTTAAAGATAAAATCataatgtgttaccttttttcGGTTTGATATCTAATAAACCTTTTACACTTAACAGATGTGCATTTTTGAGATTTCAGTGTTGTGTTTTAAACTGGTAGCTAGAACCTAAATAAAATGTATTACAGTGTTTAGACCTGCTTTCCTATTTCATCCTGACCATAATTGGCTTGATCAAACAGGAATATTGATGTCACTACTTATTGTCTAATGGGGGATAAGATTTttggatgaataatgaagctGCTCCATTAAACTGTTAGTAAACAATAATATGGCAAGGAATCTAACAAGCATTAATTTTACTGGacatttttatttgtttctcTCTTTCTTTTAAGTCGTATGAATGTCTAGTGGTTCCCCCCTTCCTTTCTCGTTTTGGGAAGGAgaatttgtttgtttgatagTAATGTGTTGTTTAAATTCCCCTCTCCCCCAGAGATCATCCCTTCTCTTGACATGCCAACTTGTATGTGTGGATGTATGTGCACCTGCTAAGCGATAACAGATTATGCATCAGCTTAATACCACTTACATAGCTGTATATATTTAGACTCTCTTTTATGAGCATTTAGCAAAAGGCAGATCCTTGGTCGTGTAATTACACAAGTCAAACTGCTTAGAAGTTAGAAGTATCAACATGTGTCAAGAGTCGATAGCTGTTTATGATTGTGCATATCTTTGtagtccaaaatttgtgataactTCTTGCTCTTATACATCGTGATTATGATTCTTCTTTGACTAGGAAAGTGACTGCCCAGAGTCTGCATTGGCAAAGCTTTTTTCATCCGCAACAAGAAATGCTGTCCAATTCAGTGCTGTCTCTCACTGCTTGCAGAACATACCATCAAAAGGACAAATACAGGTATATTATCCCTCTTTTTCTATTATCATGTAGTGTGTTACATGGTGTCATAGCTATCTTGATTTACATCAGGCAACGGCCCAAGAGGTTCAAATGCTTCTTGTTTCTGGTAAAAGAATGGAGGCTCTTCAATGTGCACAGAAGGGTCATTTGTGGGGACCAGCTATAGCTATTGCGACTTTGCTTGGTGAACAGGTTTTAAAAATGCACTTTTTTACTTCCCTCCTTGATACACTGAATGAAATTGATTAGACTTTTTCAAGAATTTCCCTTGAATAAATTTTGTCATGCATCCTGACTATTTCTTCTCTATCTTACACTTCCAGTTTTATAGTGAAACTGTGAAGCAAATGGCTCTTCATCAGCTGGTAGTTGGATCTCCTCTGAGAACCTTATGTCTCTTAATTGCTGGACAACCTGCTGAAGTATTCTCAAATTCCATTTCACAAACCCCACAAAATGGAGTAAATGTTTCTCACTCGCGAGCGGTATGTTGGCTATCTTCTGCTATAGCGATCAAATATACGTTTCAAGGATTGTGAGGGCAGAAAGTATGTGTACTAGTTGATTTGGTCTTCAAGGCACGCGTGTGTAGATTATTGGAGTATTTCACAGGATGTCATTTATAGTGAATTTGATATACCTGGTGTTACTTTATTTTTCTGTTGCCaatcatttttttattctaatagCAGTCTGGCTTGGTACTGCAGGTTGGGTCTGGTTGTATGCTAGATGGATGGGAAGAC
This genomic window contains:
- the LOC130810376 gene encoding protein transport protein SEC16A homolog, with the translated sequence MVGPPLPIEDHADEDFFDKLVDDDGVDVGGSNEPRCLNDELVFANLSVDENAASALDDLDNVDRVETTNVFSCSVNDCKVDGFDDSAAGSGSGSGSWSMEGVDGELSDRDVSVKNESDTRVIRDNGGICSSETKQVQWSAFGGCDGGTQNDSFADFFSQIGDDSTDPLSNLGVATSFTIVGTGALDVVSSDQATCSSGSSLGKNGEDTQHTSSMEVNKATEDQNSIQYWESLYPGWNYDPNPGQWHQVDVCDANVNNMVTSNGDVHSTIEEAVVNPSSDAYCLHHTQSTGGGMTEENTKGTSLYSNQPTYGYPEYPSHMVFDPQYPGWYYDTIAQEWRSLDAYTSSINQSASLYQNQQLSYESFNTVNNLSEQSMTYGQSEQATNFFNQLNQSAVSSYSNKETLNMEQTGKNTHVYGFISTVAAPFTFELPTTGFDCSNGFTRSLSLNVGSSGFQNFTSSENTLQSSHHGKEYERQLSPASFTASCQKSFSYEQLIQSSDETTWQPNHDGKEYDLQFSCSSSNGPKVPNFPQQPLQNSSLCCFASEGRSSHGRIPHALVSFCFGGKLIIMKHHNNLNTQPAFANQDSAGVISILNMMEVAMPKHDGSDIGFGDCDYVRTLCEQSFSGPLVSGNLGSKELNKWIDDRIANSDTPASDNKDDEVLKMVLSVLKIACQYYGKLRSAFGAGHNSKESDCPESALAKLFSSATRNAVQFSAVSHCLQNIPSKGQIQATAQEVQMLLVSGKRMEALQCAQKGHLWGPAIAIATLLGEQFYSETVKQMALHQLVVGSPLRTLCLLIAGQPAEVFSNSISQTPQNGVNVSHSRAVGSGCMLDGWEDNLAIINANRTNGDELVITHLGDCLWREKSDVMAAHICYLLAEANIEQYSESARLCLVGADHLKYPRTYASPQAIQRTELYEYAKVLGNSQFVLLPFQPYKLIYACMLAEVGKLSESLKYCQSVLKSLKTSRLPEVDSWRHMVSSLEERIKIYQQGGYTTNFARAKLVGKLLNFFDNTAQRVVGGLPPPTPSVVQSNDQHSEHDHRSRGARVSTSQSTMAISSLMTSASTEGSNRKSLHNRSMSEPDFSRTPRKDLSPKSNSSSPRDNATVSGGSSRFGRFGSQIFQKTVGLVLRSRPDRQAKLGETNKFYYDEKLKRWVEEGAESQIEEMTLALPRTTAPFMNGMLGHDKRDEPINGMILANGEPEHKHTNFNCQDTELPPIPSRSNHFTVRGRMGVRARYVDTFNKGGGTPANSFQSPTPSLPAMRAAAANPKFFIPTTVSEGQVTQISQSTQQTFFSDHDSATSKGHDSFSAPQRLTPLSTIQRHPSMDKGMEIMEKTNGPSLPNSRRTLSWGGSLDLLNHTSMGEIRHPVEMPGFHRSS